In the genome of Natronocella acetinitrilica, one region contains:
- a CDS encoding ATP-binding protein codes for MRIAKDLGEIRHSGNIHGEEYTIAVNADSVAVLSSKIYSQHRIPEAVLREVACNAMDSHIAAGKADQPIFVQLPSPFSPVLRVRDEGLGLGAEEARALFGSYFVSLTRESEAGTGHFGLGSKSPFAYAAQFTVIAVKDGVEVTFQAYLNERGVPAITEVGRSASPAANGVTVEIPVQVEDMESFVRAAVRVFQPFAVRPEIDHEAYQTLMAEADAHAARVLIADGPGYRLSRARPQVTVGGERQHYLNHDGGNTVVLGNVSYPLDFEVLAEKRPDLAQAIGFPPANIHNMRLDLEITAEAVEMDPARENLQYSPRTCEVLVRRVIAVLDDYRKRNRQRFATMSDWDRTVAANDTFREALSWHARVLDLPRDGSIAVDRGVLADRVRAGGSIRLYGVGVDERNSNTFGMTRVAPGGSGKNRLRHVHPDTRTLVVLDNGGGAVRRAVRHALRERSVAGGGDPRHYRALVLRPEVGVSDPRFEDLAREMITALGSPEVVRSRDLCKALPEESRASVAPRNERLRAALRVFAPGASAPRSLYGRREQASESLDALLSGEKQMALFHLSRRTLVFAGAPGSEVAQVLGALDAEAVYDLLVRLGHRDNIVCVNVSDAALASQAAGLIDAREFLANALRKIGGLDDAERGALTRLALRAIRRRDAQSVCRTRAAACPWVDFTRPSHARGWAHVEAVYRSAFGALPEPLAGNVARASASGAAASRAEAALDRARRGAAPQVRVLAGPLVRALELVAQGADGVADTEALVALCPAVIGPIAARAARCSVAAGPGVDLAEALPSLTLESFRALLTSAPERLARLLYMEALIGAEVDQEIAAAGDRISILPN; via the coding sequence ATGCGTATAGCGAAGGATCTGGGCGAGATTCGCCACTCCGGCAACATCCACGGCGAGGAGTACACCATCGCGGTCAATGCCGATTCGGTCGCCGTGCTCTCCTCGAAGATCTACTCCCAGCATCGCATCCCGGAGGCCGTGTTGCGGGAGGTTGCCTGCAACGCTATGGACTCCCACATTGCCGCGGGCAAGGCGGATCAGCCGATCTTTGTACAGCTGCCAAGCCCCTTCTCCCCGGTGCTGCGGGTGCGCGATGAGGGCCTCGGCCTTGGCGCCGAGGAGGCGCGTGCGCTCTTTGGCAGCTACTTCGTCTCGCTGACGCGCGAGAGCGAGGCGGGCACCGGGCACTTCGGCCTTGGCTCGAAGTCACCGTTCGCCTACGCCGCTCAGTTCACCGTGATTGCCGTCAAGGACGGCGTCGAGGTGACCTTCCAGGCCTATCTCAATGAGCGCGGCGTGCCGGCGATCACCGAGGTGGGGCGGAGCGCCTCGCCAGCGGCGAACGGCGTCACGGTGGAGATCCCGGTGCAGGTCGAGGATATGGAGTCCTTCGTGCGGGCGGCGGTGCGGGTCTTCCAGCCCTTCGCCGTGCGCCCTGAGATCGATCACGAGGCCTACCAGACGCTCATGGCGGAGGCGGATGCGCACGCCGCTCGCGTGCTGATCGCAGACGGTCCGGGCTACCGCTTGTCGCGCGCGCGCCCGCAGGTCACGGTCGGTGGCGAGAGGCAGCACTACCTCAATCACGACGGTGGCAACACCGTGGTGCTCGGCAATGTGAGCTATCCGCTTGATTTCGAGGTGCTCGCAGAGAAGCGCCCGGACCTCGCGCAGGCAATCGGCTTCCCGCCCGCCAACATTCACAACATGCGCCTCGATCTCGAGATCACTGCGGAGGCGGTGGAGATGGACCCCGCGCGGGAGAACCTCCAGTACTCGCCGCGCACCTGCGAGGTGCTGGTGCGCCGGGTGATCGCCGTGCTCGATGACTACCGCAAGCGCAACCGCCAGCGCTTTGCCACCATGAGCGACTGGGATCGCACGGTGGCGGCGAACGACACCTTCCGCGAGGCGCTCTCCTGGCACGCCCGCGTGCTCGACCTGCCTCGTGATGGCTCGATCGCCGTGGATCGCGGCGTGCTCGCAGACCGGGTTCGGGCCGGCGGCTCGATTCGCCTCTACGGCGTGGGCGTCGATGAGCGCAACAGCAATACCTTTGGCATGACCCGGGTGGCGCCTGGTGGGTCGGGGAAGAACAGGCTTCGCCATGTCCATCCGGACACCCGCACGCTGGTCGTATTGGATAATGGTGGGGGTGCCGTGCGCCGCGCCGTGCGCCATGCGCTCAGGGAGCGGTCGGTGGCAGGCGGGGGCGATCCGAGGCACTACCGTGCGCTGGTGCTGCGCCCGGAGGTCGGTGTCAGCGATCCGCGCTTCGAGGATCTGGCTCGCGAGATGATCACGGCACTTGGCAGCCCCGAGGTCGTGCGCTCGCGCGATCTCTGCAAGGCGCTGCCCGAGGAGTCCCGCGCGTCGGTCGCCCCCCGCAACGAGCGCTTGCGCGCGGCGCTGCGCGTCTTCGCGCCAGGCGCAAGCGCGCCCAGGTCGCTCTATGGCAGGCGGGAGCAGGCGTCGGAGTCCCTTGATGCGCTTCTCAGCGGCGAGAAGCAGATGGCGCTCTTCCACCTCTCGCGCAGGACGCTTGTCTTTGCCGGTGCGCCTGGGAGTGAAGTGGCGCAAGTGCTCGGCGCGCTCGATGCCGAGGCAGTGTACGATCTCCTGGTTCGGCTTGGTCACCGCGATAATATCGTCTGCGTGAACGTCTCCGACGCCGCGCTTGCGAGCCAGGCGGCGGGGCTTATCGACGCGCGGGAGTTTCTCGCCAACGCCTTGCGCAAGATTGGCGGGCTCGATGACGCCGAGCGCGGCGCACTGACGCGCCTCGCCTTGCGCGCGATCCGCCGGCGCGATGCCCAGTCGGTCTGCCGCACAAGGGCCGCAGCCTGCCCCTGGGTCGACTTCACGCGCCCCAGCCATGCCCGCGGCTGGGCGCACGTCGAGGCGGTCTACCGCAGCGCCTTCGGTGCCCTGCCAGAGCCGCTGGCAGGCAATGTCGCGCGGGCAAGTGCCAGCGGCGCTGCTGCGTCGCGTGCGGAGGCCGCACTTGATCGTGCCCGCCGCGGGGCAGCACCGCAGGTACGCGTGCTGGCAGGCCCGCTGGTGCGCGCGCTTGAATTGGTGGCGCAGGGCGCTGATGGGGTTGCGGACACCGAGGCCCTGGTCGCACTCTGCCCGGCCGTGATCGGCCCGATTGCAGCGCGTGCGGCGCGGTGCAGCGTCGCTGCCGGGCCGGGGGTCGACCTCGCCGAGGCCCTCCCCTCCCTCACCCTGGAGAGCTTTCGCGCACTCCTCACCTCTGCGCCCGAGCGACTCGCGCGACTCCTCTACATGGAGGCCTTGATCGGGGCCGAGGTGGATCAGGAGATCGCCGCGGCCGGGGATCGGATCAGCATTCTGCCGAATTAA
- a CDS encoding DEAD/DEAH box helicase — MSSLALIESAGEKTPRDYQERSVEAVCRYLREGFRRILVKQPTGTGKTFTSKLLMLSVGLREALGIEASAERRLRVLFISHRARLNRQAAAEYAGLASVELITQSAFADIPPAVLEAGWDVTLIDEAHHEAMMSMQLLLDRLVHTPIIGLTADDDRGDGFLVKFERVVVPISEREAARRGFIERAGVNTVLDHGGSDKSALAIALVREYHRHMGNTIVFFRTEAECQRLAGEMRSLGLSHAVLTSEVDEAGMDAALERLASGEIQFLLNCMRIGEGIDCRNVTDVLLMRQFASRAEKKQFIGRAIRNDSPCAAWELQNPIIDSVAAKDCVGMTKYERLIYLRDGRWHETLLSGEDATWGQMAHLRERPDQPRPEACDDVPCRLRRIGGGALSATAAGINTNTDPMESVIRAARSLERADQLSLFGEADTDTDHQGGRIAA; from the coding sequence ATGTCGAGCCTTGCGCTGATCGAGTCTGCCGGTGAGAAGACCCCCCGCGACTACCAGGAGCGATCCGTCGAGGCGGTCTGTCGCTACCTGCGCGAGGGCTTTCGCCGCATTCTGGTGAAGCAGCCGACCGGCACCGGCAAGACCTTTACCTCCAAGCTCCTGATGCTCTCGGTGGGGCTTCGCGAGGCGCTCGGCATCGAGGCCTCGGCGGAGCGTCGGCTGCGGGTGCTGTTCATCTCCCACCGCGCCCGGCTGAACCGCCAGGCCGCCGCCGAGTACGCCGGTCTTGCCTCGGTTGAGCTCATTACGCAGAGCGCTTTCGCCGATATCCCCCCCGCCGTGCTTGAGGCGGGATGGGACGTGACGCTGATCGATGAGGCGCATCACGAGGCGATGATGTCGATGCAGCTTTTGCTCGACCGCCTGGTGCACACGCCGATCATCGGCCTGACCGCCGATGATGACCGGGGTGATGGCTTCCTCGTGAAATTCGAGCGGGTGGTGGTGCCGATCAGCGAGCGTGAGGCCGCGCGCCGTGGCTTTATTGAGCGCGCCGGTGTCAACACCGTGCTCGACCATGGCGGCAGCGACAAGAGTGCCCTTGCCATCGCGCTGGTGCGCGAATACCACCGGCACATGGGCAACACCATTGTCTTTTTCCGCACCGAGGCGGAGTGTCAGCGCCTTGCCGGGGAAATGCGCTCGCTTGGCCTGAGCCATGCGGTGCTGACCAGCGAGGTCGACGAGGCGGGCATGGACGCAGCGCTTGAGCGGCTTGCGAGCGGCGAGATCCAGTTCCTGCTGAACTGCATGCGTATCGGCGAGGGCATCGACTGTCGCAACGTCACCGACGTGTTGCTGATGCGCCAGTTCGCAAGCCGTGCCGAGAAAAAGCAGTTCATCGGGCGGGCGATCCGTAACGACAGTCCCTGCGCGGCCTGGGAGCTTCAGAACCCCATCATCGACTCGGTTGCCGCCAAGGACTGTGTCGGGATGACCAAATACGAGCGGCTGATCTACCTGCGCGACGGGCGCTGGCACGAGACGCTTCTGAGCGGCGAGGATGCCACCTGGGGGCAGATGGCGCATCTTCGTGAGCGCCCGGATCAGCCGCGCCCCGAGGCCTGCGACGACGTGCCCTGCCGCTTGCGCAGGATCGGTGGTGGTGCGCTCAGCGCCACGGCGGCAGGCATCAACACCAATACCGACCCGATGGAGAGCGTCATCCGTGCCGCGCGCAGCCTCGAGCGCGCCGACCAACTCTCGCTCTTCGGCGAGGCGGACACCGACACCGACCACCAGGGCGGGCGGATCGCCGCCTGA